In Bacteroidota bacterium, the sequence CAAAAAGAGTTGTCTATTAATTAAACAAATCCAAACGTATGAAGCGTACCTTAAAATTTATATGCCTTTTAGTATTGCAAAGCTTGGCCTTGATAGCTTTTTCACAACACAAAAAGTTTAATATGGTACAGCTATCGCGTTGGGACAATGACAGCCTTAGCACAATGGGCTTGCAAAGCTATAACGACGTTTGGGGCTGGTACGATACGATAAAAAAACGCGAATACGCAATTGTGGGAACCGTAGACAGTACTTACTTTTTTGATGTTACCAACCCGTTTGCAACTCCGATAAAATGTGATGCCGAAGCAGGCCGTTCAGGATTTTCAATTTGGCGCGATTATGATACTTACAGCCATTACTGCTATGCTGTGCAAGATGCTAACGTTGGTGCGCTGCAAATATTTGACATGAGCTACCTGCCCGATTCGGTACATAAAGTATATCAAAGCGACTCTTTGTTATACCGCAGTCATACCATATTCAGGTCGGGGGATAAGTTGTATTGCAACAGTGCTACTACCCGCAACGGTACCCGCAGGGCTTCGCAAATATTATCACTGGCCGACCCTGAAAACCCTACGCTGGCAGGTATCATTACCCCGCCCATTTTTGGGGGTACTGCTGCTTTTAACTTTTGCCACGATACCTACGTGCGCCACGATACCGCCTATTGTTCAGGCGAAACCAGCGGCCTGTATATTTTTGATGTGCGCAACCCCGCTAACCCAAAATACTTGGCGGCCATCACTGATTACCCCGAAAAAGGTTATAACCACAGTTCTTGGACTACTGACGACGGAAAGTATATATTTTTTACGGACGAAAACCACGGCTTAGGTATCAAGGCTTTTGAGATTGACAACTTTGCCAACATGGATTTCCAATCCGTATTCCGCTCTAATCCCGGAGCTATCGCCCACAACCCCTATATCAAAGGAAACTTCTTATACGTATCGTACTACGAAGACGGTGTATATGTATTTGATATCCGTAACCCTAAAAACCCTCAAGTAGTGGCTTATTACGATACCCACCCACAAAACAACGAAGGACAATATCGCGGTTTTTACGGCTGTTGGTCGGTTTACCCGTTCCTACCTTCGGGTATTGTGCTGGCTTTAGACCAAACCAACGGTTTGTTTGTATTAAAGGCCGACGCCACCATATCTGTAGAAGAATTGGGCGTAGAAACATTTAATGTGTACCCCAACCCTTTGAACAGTGATAACCTTAGCGTGAGTTTATTAAACCACGACGAACGCGAGGTAACGGTTACTATTACTGATGCTTTGGGCGTTGAAGTGTACCGCAGCCAACAAACAGTTGAAGAGGGTTTGAATAATTTATCGGTGCAGATGCCCGAAGGGGCTAAGGCAGGCATATATTTTGTAACAATTACGGGCAGAATTAGCAATATTTGCAAAAAAATACTGAAACCGTAAAAGTTATTAATGCCGCAACCTACCGCCCGTATTTTGTATAAATTCCTTTTAGTAGTATTAGCAACGGGCTTTAGCCTTGTAGCCAACGCACAGCTTACAGAGCGGTATTCAACCATTAATATACTGCCCATGCAAAACCTGTTTTATGCAGTGGATAGCATGCAGCACCCCGATACCGTACCTCAACGTTTTCAGCAATACCACCCCCTTTTCAGAAACGAAGTTGCTTTTCTAAGTCAGGGCAACATTGTGTCAGCGGCACAATCGCTCATATTTAATGCCGAACGGGAAAGCGGTTTAGATATGGGCTTACAACAGCCATACAGCTATTACCTATTCTCACCCCAAAACATAAATATGTATAAGGTGCGCCGTGCTTATACTGATTTGGTGTACACGCAAGGAGCAGGTGAATTGATAGGGATTAAAACATTACACAGCCAAAACATACTTCCCAACTGGAACATAGGCGTTGATTACAACCGTATTAAAAGTGACGGTTTTCAGCTACGTCAGCGGACCAGCGTTTACAATACCCGTTTTTTCAACTGGTACCACAGCCGTGATGAACGCTACCACCTGATTATTACAGCGACTTGGAACCGTTTACGTAATGAGGAAAACGGCGGACTGAAAAGCGATTCGGCGTTTGAAAATTCAACCGCCCTCAGCAAGTTTCCCGTACGCTTGGGGGACGATATTGATAAGGTTCGTAACTATATTAAAACCAACGATTACCGCATCACAAATATGCTGCGTTTGGGGCCTAAAAAACAGGTAAAGTATTACCAACCCGAGGCCATGACGTATGAACTGGACACACAGCAAACACTGATACCTACTTATGTAATAGCGCATCAGTTTGCTTATACAGGAAACCGTTATTTGTATAGAGACGACAGCTACGACACCAATACTTATTACCCGTACACGTTTCTGAATGATGACCGTACTTTCGACTCGATACAGCACAACGTAATCAGTAATTCTATCACTATTAGTAACGGCCCGTTTATGGGCTACCTGCGTGATACCTTGCCTGTGAAACGCTGGTTAATGCTAAGTGCTACGGGCGGATACGATTATCACTTTATAGCATGGCAAACTACTACCAACGCACGCTATAACAATACCTACGTTGGGGGTAGCATTTTCTCAAATCCATACATACCTGCGGCTGTTAAATTTAATGCCGAAGGGCGTTTTTGGTTGACAGGCTACAACCAAGCTGATTATAAGTTAAAAGGTCGCTTGGACATAAATTTTGGTGCATTTGTGCTTGAAGCCGGAGCATTGTTTCAGGCCTACCGCCCGCAAATCACACAATACTTTTTTGTAGGTAATCACGCCTATTGGATAAACGATTTTGATAAAACCTTTGTAAACACGCTTTCGGCTACCTTGCGCACTAAACGTTTGAAAAACAACTACCACCTTACTTTCAAACAGCAATTGGTAAACAACTATATCTACTTTGACAGTACACTTACTGCAAAGCAAGAGGCAAAGGCTATCAGCATCACATCCGTAAACTTAAAAAAACGCTTTCAGGCCGGTAAGTTCTTTTTAGACAACAACATTACCGCCCAGTTTACCAATAACGAAGACATATTGAGGCTACCTGCCCTTTCAACTTGGAACTCGCTTTATTTCCAAGGCTATATGTTTAAAAAGGCTATGTACGCTCAAATAGGGGTTGATTTCTTCTATTACTCACAGGTAACGGCCAATACTTTCGACCCTGAAACCAAGCAATTCTACATTCAAAATAAGGTGGATATCGGTAACTATCCGTGGTTTGATGTGTTCATCAACGGGCACGTGCGCAATTTTACCATATCGGCAAAAATGGAACACGTAACCGCAGGCTTCTTTGGCCGCAGGTATTACGCCATGCCCCACCAACCCATGCACGGCAGGGTATTCAGGCTGGGCATTTCGTGGAAGTTTTTTGATTAATAGGGTAACTCTTGCGAGGGATTGAAATCCCTCGTTGTTACAATTACCGTCTGCAAATGGACTTAAGTCCATTTGCAGACGGTAATTTTGAAAGAATGGGGTTTTAACCCCGTTACAATCAGTTTCCCATTTTTTTAACATATGTAAAACCTTGCCGCGTGGCTAAACTTCAACTTTGCACCTACAAAACCATCCGATAAAATTATGAAAGCAACCATACTAGGTGCAGGAATTGCAGGACTTACCACAGCCATCGCATTACAGCAAAAAGGGATAGAAATTGAGATTTTTGAGGCTGCACCCAAAATTCAACCCGTAGGCGCAGGGTTGGCCCTTGCGGCAAACGCTATGCAAGCCTTTTATAAATTGGGCATTGCTGATGCTATTATTGCCAAAGGTCGCAAATTGCCCGCCTTTTCGTTTTACAACCATCGCGGTATAATGCTAAACAGTACCAACAGCATAGAGTTGGGTAAAAAATACGGCATAGACAATTTTACCATCCACAGAGCAGCATTGCACAGTGCCTTGCTAGAACAATTGGGCGAAACCCCCATAAATCTTTCAAAAAGAGCGGTAGGCTTTACCCAAAACGGTAATGTTATTACCCTGCAATTTGCCGATGGCAGTAGCCACATTACTCAATGCCTTATTGTTGCTGACGGGATAAACTCCCCCATCCGCAGGCAGTTGATACCACACAGCCTACCCCGCTATGCGGGCTATGTGTGCTGGCGTGCAGTAATTGACAGTAAAGGTTTTGATTGGAGCGAAACCTCTGAAACCTTTGGCCCAATGGGTCGTTTTGGAATTACTCCACTTGCTAATAACTTGTTGTATTGGTATGCCTGCACCAACGCTCCAAAAGACAGTAAACATTATGCCGACTATACCGTTGATGATTTGCGCAAACACTTTGCGGGCTATCATCACCCCATAAAAGAAATACTTGACCGCACCGAAGATAACGCGCTTATCTATGGGCCTATACTTGATTTGGCACCCCTTGATAAATTTGCCTTTGGTAACATTTTACTGATTGGTGATGCCGCCCATGCAACAACACCCAACTTAGGGCAAGGTGCCTGCCAAGCTATTGAAGATGCTGTAGTACTGGCCGATGAAATGGCGAAAACCACCGTGTACCAAAATGCCTTTGTAAATTTTGAGCAACGCAGATTGGAGCGCACCCGTTATATTACATTACAATCAAGAAAGGTGGGTGAAGTAGCCCAATGGCAAAACCCTGTGCTGGGATGGATACGCGACAGAATAATGAAGAATATGCCCCAAAGCACCAAGGATAAACAGTTTGCAAAACTGTTTACGGTTGATTTTTAACCAAAAGGAAATAGCGGCAACTCGGCCACCTCTTTTACTGCGCTGTTTTGCTTATCAATTTTAATGTAGTGATGGCTCACACCGTTGCTCACCATTATATAATCAATCCCAAAACCGTAAGTGTACACAGCAGCCTGTGTAAAAACCGCTGCATTAATAGATACCGTAGGGGCTTTGCACTCTACCAATAAAGCGGGCTGGCCGTTGCGCCCAAACACCACAATATCGGCGCGGCGGCTACGCCCCAATACGTTTATACCCTTCTCAACCCCAATAAGGTGCGGGGGTACGTTTTTATCTGTTACCAAAAAGTGGATAATATGCTGGCGCACCCATTCCTCGGGCGTTAGCACCACATATTTCCTTCTCACCTCATCAAAAATTAGTTTTCTTTGTGCCTCGGCTTTCACCTTGTACTCAAAAGGGGGAAGGTTTAACTGATACATAGCGCTTTTTCAAAAATACTTCAAATAATACAATGGCAACAGCAGCATCTGCATCGTTTGATAAAATAATGGCTTCGTTAATAGCACGCAAATTCTCACCCGTGTATTTTTTGCAGGGTGAAGAAAGCTATTTTATTGATGCGGTAGCGGATTACATAGAGGATAATGTGCTGAACGAAGGCGAACGCGGTTTTAACCAAACCGTGTTTTACGGCAAAGAAACCGATATGATGACGGTGGTAATGGCCGCGCGCAGGTTTCCGATGATGAGCGATTATCAGGTGATTATTGTGAAGGAAGCCCAAAACCTGAAAGACTTTGATAAGCTGGAAAGTTACCTTGCTAATCCCGTAAGCAGTACTATTTTGGTGTTTGCCTACAAGGGTAAAAAACTGGATAAGCGCACCAAAACGGCTAAACTGCTTGCCAACTTTGAATTTTTAGACTCAGCCAAGTTATACGAGAACCAAGTGCCTGCTTGGGTAACTGATTATTTGCGCGGCAAAGGCTACACTATGAACGAGCGTGCCCAAGCGTTGGTGGCACAATCATTAGGAAATGATTTGGGCAAAATTGCCAACGAGTTGGATAAGATGTTGCTAAACCTTGCAGGTGGTACGGTAAAAAACATCACTGAGAAAGAAGTTGAGGAAAACATTGGCATAAGCAAAGATTATAACGTGTTTGAATTGCAGGATGCCATTGGCAAACGCAACTTTACCAAAGCCATTGAAATTGTAGATTACTTTTCGGCCTCTAAAAACCAAAATGCCAACTTGGTAGTGGTGTTGCCCCAATTGTATTCATTCTTTAGTAAGCTGTATAAAATTCATTTTCTGGCTGATAAGAGTAAGGAAAAGGTGAGCAGTGCTTTGGGTATTAACCCGTTCTTTTTCAACGACTATATCAACTATTTCAAAAATTACTCGTCTATCAAGATTGAAAAGATTTTTGCTACGCTATCCGAATTCGACCTAAAATCAAAAGGGGTAAACAATTCGGGCACCCCTGACGGTGAGTTGATGAAGGAGATGCTTGTAAAGATTTTTCATTAATAAATAATTAACATTTGTCGTTTTTTCTTATTTATTTGCCTAAAAAACACCCTCTAACCAATGAAAAGAATTTTACTAGCCTTATTAACAACACTGCCCGCTCTTGCTTTTGCGCAGCAAAGCAGCGACATCGAAGCGGGGGTGATTCCTCAAAATCCCAATGGGATTGTTCCGACTCAAGTTGAGCCGTTTAAACCTGCACACCCTGTTACTTCTAAAGGTTTTATGCGTAAATCGGGCAATTTGCCCTATAAGTTTGATACATTAGGTTTTACCTATTACGATTTGCAAACCAATGCTTCTGTTGGTAACCGTGTATTGGTGCATGCTGATGGTAAAGTATCAGTAGCTTGGACGTATTCTCCTGACGGAACAGCTGAATTCCCTTTGCGTGGTAGTGCATACAACCACCACAACAACACTGCTTGGGGTGCCCCTCCAACCAGCCGTATCGAAACCAACCTGCGTTTGGGTTGGCCAAGTATTGGTGTATTGCCCGGAAACAAAGAGTATGTTATTTCTCACTTTGCTACCAGCGGCGGTTTGCACGTAATGACCAACGATGCGATTGGCGGCAGCAACTGGACTACCGGTCCTCGTGTGCTAACTATTGCAGGAGGTAAGCCAATTTGGAACCGTGCAGATAACAACGGTAACACCATCCACGTACTTACTAATTACTCTGACTCAGCAGCTTCTACTGATCCTCCAAACATTCGTGTTGACGGTATGTTGTTGCCAACTACTTATTCACGCAGTACAGATGGCGGTCAAACTTGGAGCACTGCACTAAGTATGCTACCCGGTTATGATACCAGCCGTTATTTGCGTGGCGGTGGCGACCAATATGCTATTGATGCCAACGGTAACAATGTAGCTATTGTAATTGCCGACAATCTTGGCGGTGATGTTGCCCTTTGGAAAAGTACCGACAACGGACAAACTTTTACTAAAATTATCGTTGATACGTTTGCTTTCGCACCATACAAAACCGATAAAGTAATTGGTTCTAACGTGCCTACTAACGACGGTTCTGTTGATGTTGTAATGGATAACAACGGATATGCACACGTATTTTGGGGATACTCTGAAGTTAGTAAAAACCACCCAAGTGCCGACTCTTCATTCTTTACCCCTGCTTCTAACCGTATTATGTACTGGGGCGAGCAAAACAATGTAAAACGCATTATTGGCGGTATGATGGATATGGACGGTGATACACAACTAACCGTAGCTTACGGTACTCCACGTTCATTGGGTGCTAATAACACTTTGCCACGTTTGCAAGACAGCTTGGGTACTGTTGACCTTATCTCAGTTGCCCGCTATGGTAATACTTCATTGGCTACTATGCCCAGCGCAATGGTAGATGCCCAAGGCCGTATTTTCTGCGTGTATTCAGCTCCTCTTGAAGGTGATTTGTATGCTTCTAACGAAGCCCGCGAAACTTCTAACTACCGTGATTTGTTTATCACTTTCTCTACTGATGGTGGTATCACATGGGCCGATCCTCAAAACATTACCCAAGGACACGGTTACGAAGATGTTTTCGGATGTGTTGGTAAAACTATTGTAAACAACGTATTGCACGTAATTTGGCAACGCGACGAAATACCCGGTACCAACCTTCAGAACAACTCAAGCGATGGTTCTCACCCAACTGTAAACAACGTTATCCTTCATGCTTCTATCCCTGTGCAAGCCATTATCAACAACCAAATTGGTCTTGGCCCCGGTGTAAGCGTTGAAGAGATTGACCAACCCAACGTTTACATCACCAACGGTTTCTATCCAAACCCTACCAGCAATGGCGGTGAAGTAGAAATTTTCTTGACTGAAACCAGCCCTGTTACTTTAACTGTTACCAACTTGTTAGGTCAAACCGTTGCTACCCAAGATTTGGGCAAGCAAGCTCCCGGTAACACCACTGTTAAAGTGGCTACTGATAGCCTTGCTGCCGGTGTGTACATGTATAACATCTCAACCGGAAAATACGCTGTTAGCGGTAAAATGGTTGTGACTAAATAATACCTCGATACATACAGGTATAAAATACTTAATCCAAACTAAGCAAAACCCCGTCTGAAATCAGACGGGGTTTTTTAATGCTTTTAGAAACAGGATTAAAATCCTGTTCTGTTAAAATTACAAAGCGAAGCAGGACTTAAGTCCTGCTTCGCTTTGTAATTAAAGAGCGGCAGGTTTCAACCTGCCTTAATATATTAATCTACTTGAGGTACGTAAATAGAGAAATCTATCGTTTCCTGCTTTTGGATGTTCAGTTTCACGATATGGTGAGATTTTACTACACTATCGCGGGTTGCAGGATTAAGGAACACAGGCCGTAGTTCTGTGGTTTTATAATACGGCAAATGCAACTCCTCTGTGATTTCGTAGGGCAATACTTTCAGGCGTTCAAGCCCTTCGTCGGTAGTGTATAACCACACTGTTTCACCGTTCTTGTAACGGCTAAAATATTGTTCAGACCAAACGCTGGTTACATTCCAGCCTGTATAAAAATCAAGCGAATGCGCTGAGCCAATGGGAAAAATCAGAAAATTCTTTTGGGTAATGTTTTCAGCGGGTGCTTTTTCGGCAATGTATTTTCCGCCCATACTAAACGCTTGGTAGCGCATTAGCTGCGGGTAAAAATGCAGGTTCATGGTAATATTTAGCAAACAGATGCTGATAAACGCCACCTGCAATACCGATGTAGTTTTTTGGTAGTTCTTACCTATGTAGTACAACACCATAATAAGCCCAACCGCCATAAGCACAGGTATCAAAATGTTTTCAGGCTTAAACACATAAAACAATACGCCAATCAACGCCCACACAAGGGCAGCAATAAGTAGCTGGGTACCTTTTACCAAATGTTTTGCCCAAGGAAAACCCTCTTGCAGCACACATACTACCCAACGGGCAGCAAAAATGGCCGCAAACGGGTAGGCAACAAAAATATAGTGCGGCAGTTGGTAACTTGATTTACTAAGAGCTAACAACGCAAAGGTAAAACCACCCAAGGTGATGGCCTCCTGCCCTTTTTCAATCTTAAATTTTGAGCGGATTACCTTATACCAACCGTTTATCCACGCGGCAAACAGCCAGATAGTCCAAGGCATAAATGCCCATAAGGTTGACTCAGTAAGAAAAAACGGCCCTGCATTATTATCCCATACGTTTTCGCCAGTAATACGGCCAAAACTCTGGGTCCAGAAGTAAAACTTCAAGCCTGATTCACCTATGTGCCCGTTCACATCCACCGCAGGGTTGGCATCGTATTGATTATACAAACCGATACACATGGGCAACAGCACCAATGCAACAATGGGTACACCCAGCAACCAACGCCAGTTAAAAATGGTTTTCCAATCGCGCTGCAACACTAAGTGAATACCGAAGGCTGCTATTGGCAGCACTATGCCTATAGGGCCTTTAGCAAGCATGGCAAGGCCAATACCCACAAAGCCCAATACAAAATTCAAAACTTTTCTATGCTCAATATAGGCAGCAAGTTGCCACACCGCAAAAATCACCGAGCCGGTAAGCATCAAATCCGTACGCACATCGTTTACCATTAAGAAAAACGCCTGCGTGCTACCCAATAGCAATGCCGCCCAATAGGCTTCACGTTCGCTGTAATACAGTTTTGCCAAACCATACACCGATACCATTGCCAGCAAGGCAAATAGCATTGAGGGCAGCTTAAACGCCGCAGTTGACACTCCGAAAATGTGGTACGAAGCTGCTGAAAGCCAAAATAAAAGCGGGGGTTTATCAAGATAGTTACGCCCTTGGTCGGTAATGTGTAGATAGCTGTCCCTGTCTATCATCTCTTTAGCCATTGCGGCGTATTGAGACGAATCAACGTCCATTACATCAATAAACAGGGCAAATACGTAAACAATCAGTATTAGTACGAAGGGGAAAAACTTTGCAGCTTTATTCAAAACTTAAAAATTTGGTCAAAAATACACCTAACATTCAAAATCGTTGCCAAAAATAGCCCCTTAGTTAAAAGTTAATTCTTACTACAGGTAATAAAAGTAAAAAAGGCGCAAAAGCTTGTAGCCTTTGCGCCTTTGCATATTTTTTAGCGATAGCCGTATTATTTAATTTTGTTGCTGTAAGCGTTGATGAACTTATAACGTACACCCACTTTACGCCAAACTACCACAGTAGCTTCAAGGTTTTCTTTGTTGTAACCGCTGATATCAAAAGTAAATTTGTTATCCAACACGGTGTTTGCAGCAGTAGTGCTTGAAGTATTGATTTTATAACCGAAAGACTCAGCTTTGCTTGAACCGTCCAATTTACCGGCAGCCCTTAACACGTGGTGGTGCTGAGTGTTTGCACCGTCAGCGTGAGATGCTTGGTAACCTTTCACTTTATCTTCAGTTAAGTAAACAGCAAGGTATAAATCGCCGCCTACCTCTTGGAAAAACTTGGTGCGGGTTTCAACAGTCATAATGTTTGCACTGTCAGATACCCTCAAACCGCTGTTTACATACACAGGTGATGCACTGTGAGCAGCAATAGCAGCATCCACTTTATCAAGTTCGCTTTCAATATTCACGTTATTTGTACGGTCAAGCATAGCTGTTCCGTTAGCCACAAACGTAGGGTAACCTTCGCTCCTAAACATAGCATCCATATCCGTAGCTACTTGGGTAATAAACAATTGTGCCACAAAATTTTGGCTGTATGTACCCATATACACAGCGTTTTTGCCATTCAGGGTCATTATTTGCTCAAAACCTTGCCAGCCCCATGAGCCGCAAGGGCCACATAGCGAACCTGTAAGTTTGTTTACCAGTGAAACGTTAGTTTCAGGTACTACAATTTCTTGTGGGGGATTGCTGTTACCATTACCGCCGGGATTTGGCTCAGGGTTGGTTTTGTTATCCTCTTTTTTACAAGCTGAAAACAGCATGATAGCCGAAGCTACGGTTAGTAATATTTTTTTCATAATGAAAACGGATTCTGTTGTGTTTTAAAATTTATGTAAAAGTACAAAAACAGGAATGATTTAACGATGACATAGACGTAGTGCTTTTAAAAAACGTTCTAAAGCGTTTTTACATTATTGATTACTTTTGCAGCCACATCATGCAAAAACCGTCTATACCCTCAGGAACCCGTGATTTTAGCCCCGCAGAGGTGGTTAAACGCCGTTATATTTTCAGCACCATCGAAAGTGTGTTTGTAAAATATGGCTTTAAACCCATTGAAACTCCAAGTATGGAAAACCTAAGCACCCTTACAGGTAAATACGGTGACGAGGGGGATAAACTGCTGTTTAAAATCCTTAATTCAGGAGATTATGCCGGCAAGGTAGATGATGCACAATGGGCTGAAAAGAACAGCAACAAGTTGGTATCAAAGATTGCCGAAAAAGGCTTGAGATACGACCTTACCGTTCCTTTTGCCCGCTTTGTGGTGATGAACCAAAGCAAGCTTTCGTTCCCGTTTCGCCGCTACCAAATGCAGCCTGTATGGCGCGGTGATAGACCCAGCAAAGGCCGCTACCGTGAGTTTTACCAATGCGATGCTGATATTATCGGGTCTGATTCGCTGATAAACGAAGCTGATTTGGTATTGATATACGCCGAGGCATTTGAAAAGCTTGGGGTTAACGTTACCATTAAAATAAACAACCGTAAGGTGCTGATGGGTATTGCCCAATTATTAGGTGTTGAAAATAAACTTACCGATTTAACAGTAGCCATCGATAAGCTGGATAAAATTGGTATGGACGGTGTGAAAACAGAATTAACCGACCGTGGTTTCTCGTCACAACAAATAGAAAAAGCGGCTGAAATTGTGGGGTTTGAAGGTGATAATCACCAAACGGTTGCCTACCTAAATACCTTATTTGCCGAAGGCAGCGAGGGAAAAAAAGGCGTACAGGAACTTGAAACGGTTTTCACCTACCTGCAAGCCACCGGTTTTGATTTCGGTAAACTGAAAATAGACCTTACACTTGCCCGCGGTCTTAACTATTACACAGGGGCAATTTTTGAAGTTAGTGCAAACGATGCGAAAATGGGCAGCATTGGGGGTGGTGGCCGCTACGACGACCTTACAGGTATTTTTGGTTTGAAAGGTATGTCGGGCGTAGGAATATCGTTTGGTGCAGATAGGATTTACGATGTGATGGAAGAACTTAATTTGTTCCCCAACACAACCAACTCCTTTACCCAGTTACTGTTTTGTTGCATGACGGATGAAGCCCTTACGTATGCCTTGCCGCTGGCGGCCAAAGCCCGCAAAGCAGGCATAAACACAGAAGTATACCCAAGTGCTGCAAAACTTAAAAAGCAGTTAGATTTTGCCAACGCCAATCAAATAGCGTACGCGGTGATTATTGGCGAAAGCGAAATGCAAAACGGACAATTGGCATTTAAAAACCTGCACACAGGCAACCAACAAAGTATAGACATTGACGGTGTTATCGATATGATAATCGGGGATTAACTCCTTCGACAGACTCAGGATTAACTGAGCTTGCTGAAGAAAATCCTGAGCTTGCCGAAGGACATCCTGAGCTTGTCGAAGGACATCCTGAGCTTGTCGAAGGACATCCTGAGCTTGTCGAAGGACATCCTGAGCTTGTCGAAGGACACTTATAAATAAAAACATAAAACACACAAACACGTGGGCCATATAATCAAAGACATTATCACTTTAGAAGAGATATACAAAGCGGTACTAAGCGGCGAAACCGTTGAATTATCTGAAAAAAGTAAGCAACGCATTGCCAACTGCCGTGCCTTTATTGATAATAAAGTAAAAGGTGATAGTGGCCCTATATATGGTATAAATACCGGTTTCGGCTCGTTGTACAACGTACATATTGATACCGATTCGTTAGGCCGTTTGCAACGTAACCTGTTACTGTCACACGCCTGCGGAACGGGCGATGAGGTACCTCAAGACGTTGTGAAGCTGATGTTGTTGCTAAAAGCTCAATCCCTTAGTTACGGACACTCTGGTGTGCAGCTTGAAACCGTTCAGCGTTTGTTGGATTATTACAATGCAGGTATTTACCCTGTAGTATACCAACAAGGCTCGTTGGGTGCTTCGGGCGATTTAGCTCCGTTGGCTCATTTGTGCCTGCCGCTGTTGGGCGAAGGACAGATTTATTACAAAGGTGAAAAGTTAGCCGGTGCCGAGGCCAATAAAATTGTAGGCAAGCCCAAT encodes:
- a CDS encoding histidine--tRNA ligase, giving the protein MQKPSIPSGTRDFSPAEVVKRRYIFSTIESVFVKYGFKPIETPSMENLSTLTGKYGDEGDKLLFKILNSGDYAGKVDDAQWAEKNSNKLVSKIAEKGLRYDLTVPFARFVVMNQSKLSFPFRRYQMQPVWRGDRPSKGRYREFYQCDADIIGSDSLINEADLVLIYAEAFEKLGVNVTIKINNRKVLMGIAQLLGVENKLTDLTVAIDKLDKIGMDGVKTELTDRGFSSQQIEKAAEIVGFEGDNHQTVAYLNTLFAEGSEGKKGVQELETVFTYLQATGFDFGKLKIDLTLARGLNYYTGAIFEVSANDAKMGSIGGGGRYDDLTGIFGLKGMSGVGISFGADRIYDVMEELNLFPNTTNSFTQLLFCCMTDEALTYALPLAAKARKAGINTEVYPSAAKLKKQLDFANANQIAYAVIIGESEMQNGQLAFKNLHTGNQQSIDIDGVIDMIIGD